Part of the Kordiimonas pumila genome is shown below.
CGCGTGACCGCACAATAAGCACGCACTGAATATCAGCAGCTCCGAGTGCAGCCTGAATGGTTTTGGCTGGTTTTGCTTCAATGTCTTTTGAAACACTAATGCGCTGTGTACCGGTTTCGGCAACAACATATCGGCCCATAAGGCGTGGGCGCGGTGTTACCACCAGCGTTTTATTATCGCCGGCTGCAGGCTCGCTTACCACTTGCACATTCAGCATCTGGCCTTCCTGCACACAGTCGCTAATGCTGCGCACTTGCCCTTTAACAAGCAGGCGTGCCCGGCGGAAATTCAAGCAGCCTTCAATGCCATCCCCCATATCGAGAAAGGCCATGTCGAGGGTGCTATCAACCCGGGTAACACGGGCGGTATAAATCGCATCAAGCGGGCTAACGCTAATATCATCATGGAAACGCAGGCTAAGAGGCATGCCGTCTTCATCAATATCAGAACTGCGCCAGCATCCGGGGGCAACATCGATCAGCGTAAAAGGGCCGTTCATGGTTTGTCTGTTTCTTTCAAATGGGTATGAAGCCAGCCAGCCACCTCAAACAGCGGCAAGCCAACAATGTTGCTATAAGAGCCGGACATAAAGCGTACGAAGCTGGCGGCAAGGCCTTGTATTGCATAGCCGCCTGCTTTGCCGTCCCATTCACCGCTGGCAATATACCCGCTGATTTCGGCATCTGTAAGGCGTTTGAAGGCAACAACACTCGCAACAGATTTTACATACTGCTTGCCGCAGGGCAGCACCAGCGATATGCCAGAGATAACCCTGTGCCTGCGGCCCGATAACAGCTTGAGGCATTTAATAGCAGTGTCGCTGTCTTCTGCCTTTGGCAAAATGCGGGCACCACATGCTACAACTGTATCTGCGGCCAAAATCACATGGCCCGCATGCTCGCGGTAAACAGTAGTCGCTTTTTCTGCGGCAATACGTTCGGCATAGATTTTTGGTTTTTCGCCCGCATGGGGCGTTTCGTCTATATCTGCCGGAATAACAGCGGCAGGTATAATGGCTATTTGCTCAAGCAACTGTAGCCGCCGCGGTGACGCGGAGGCCAAAATAAGACCAGTCTTTTCAGAAGGCTTCGCGGCGGCGGTCATAAAGCCACCGGTATCTTATTTGAAGCGATAAGTAATACGGCCTTTGGTCAGGTCGTAGGGCGTCAGTTCTACAAGAACATCATCACCAGCAAGAACACGAATGCGGTTCTTGCGCATTTTACCAGCTGTATGACCCAGAATTTCATGGTCATTTTCCAGCTTTACCCGGAACATAGCGTTAGGCAACAGTTCAGTGACTGTGCCGCGCATCTCAAGTACTTCTTCTTTAGCCATCAGGGCTCCTTGTTTGTGGCTATCTCGCGGGGTGCCGAAGGTGCTTTGGCGTGGCCCGGAAAAAATTTGCGCCCATACATGCCGCTGTTGCGTGAAAAAAGCAACATTTTTGGTGTTTTTTGGCAATAGGGGCAGGAAAAGCAGGGTGAAAGCGTGTTCTATATGCAACCAAGCGTGCTTATTTGCTAAAATTAAAGCGGTCTGCGATTCGACATTCGAGGTGGTCGCGTACCAGCCTGTAGCTATCCATCACCTGATTGCGGGTGCCTTCAGCGTCTGATGGGTCTGGTGTTGCCCAATATTCCAGCTTGGTTTCTGGCCCCACCATTTTAGTAAGCCGCTCGTGGCTTTCCGGTGTTAAGGCGATTACCAGTTCAAACAGAGGCAGGTCAATGTCGGCAATGGTTTGGGCTTTGTGTTGTTCAATCTGCAAACCTTCTTCTGCCATGGCAGCTACGGTAAAGGGGTCAAGCGCGCCTGCAATCAGCCCGGCTGATTCCACAAACATACGGCGTTTGCTGTGTTTCATGGCAAGTGCTTCGGCCATGGGGCTGCGCACAGCATTCTGGTTACAGACAAACAGAACATTCTTTGGGGGCTTTGTCATTACCGAGGGCCCCTTCCATCTTTAAGGTGCAGTATACATACTAGGGTAAAAAGCCGCCGGGCGGTTTGCATATCAATTTCCACTTTGCCCTCTAGGCGTTCTTGTAATAGCTCGCTGCCTTGGTTGTGCAGGCCGCGCCTTCCCATATCAATGGCTTCAATCTGCGATGGGCTTGCAGTTTTAATCGCTTCATAATAGCTGTCACAGATGGCAAAATATTCGCGAATAATGCGGCGAAACGGGGTCATGGCGAGCCTGAAATTCATTAAAAGCTCATTGTCAGTACTTTTGACCTCAAAAGAAAGGCGGCCTTCTATGGTGCCTAAATGCAGTTTGTAAGGCCCCTCATAGCGATCATCGGCTGATTTCACGAGGTCAAAACTGTTTTCTTCCAGAAGGTCAAAGATGGCAATACGGCGCTCGTGCTCCACATCGGCGCTCCAGCGCACAATTGTGGATTCGTCCAAGGTTACATCTATAAGCTTCTTTTTTGTCATACGGTATATTTGCTATGGTTTTAATCGAATAGCAACAGACAGTGCGTGTGCACCCAGCCCTTCTTCCTCGGCAAGCCGAATGGCAGCAGGGCCAACAACCCTTAGGCTTTCTTCCGTGCAGCCCACAAAGGTGGTGCGTTTCATAAAGTCATAAACACTCAGGCCACCTGAAAAACGTGCCGTTCGAGCTGTAGGCAGCACGTGATTTGGCCCAGCTACATAGTCACCGATCGCCTCAGGCGTGTGGCGGCCAAGGAAAATGGCACCCGCATTCCTGATTTTTGCCTGCATTTCTGACGGGTTATCAATGGCCAGTTCAAGGTGCTCTGCAGCCAGCCTGTCTATCAGCGGTATGCTGTTCATTAAAGTATCAACCACGATCACTGCACCGTAATTTGTCCAGCTTGTCTGCGCAATATCACGGCGTTTAAGGGTAGCCAAGTGGTCTTCAACCGCCATAATAACCTGTTCGGCGTATGCAGCATCATCGGTGATCAATATACTCTGTGCGGCGGTATCGTGCTCGGCCTGCGATAAAAGGTCAGCAGCAATCCAGCGTGGGTCGTTTTTATTGTCTGCCACCACCAGAATTTCGCTGGGGCCTGCAATACTGTCGATACCAACTTTGCCAAACACCTGTCGTTTCGCCTCCGCAACAAAAGCGTTGCCGGGGCCAACGATTTTGTCAACAAGGGCAATGGTTTCTGTGCCGTAGGCGAGGGCAGCTACAGCCTGTGCGCCGCCAATGCGGTATATTTCTGTAACACCAGCTAGCCGGGCTGCTGCAAGCACCAGCGGGTTTAAAACATCGTCTGGGGTTGGCACCACCATAACCACGCGGTCCACGCCAGCAACAGAGGCTGGGATGGCATTCATCAATACAGAGGACGGATAACTTGCGGTGCCGCCAGGCACATAAAGGCCAGCCGCTTGAACAGCTTTCCAGTGCTGGCCAAGGCGCACACCGGCATCGTCTATATAATCCAGATCGTCTGGTAGCTGTTTTTCGTGGAAAGCACGAATACGGGTTGCTGCGGTTTCAAGCGCCTGCATGGTTACTGGGTCTATCTGCTCGCAGGCCGCGTCCACTTCAGCAGCTGTAATGGCAATGCCTTTAGTGCGAGCATCGAACCGGTCAAACTTTGCGGTCAGGTCAAAAACAGCATCGTCACCGCGTGCTTTTACATCGGCGATGATAGCCTTTACCGTGTCGCTCACATCGCTAGACGATTCGCGCTTTGCCCCCAAAAGCGCTTTAAAGCTTTCTTCAAAATCTGCGCTCTTGCTATTTAGACGCTGTACCATCTTGGGTTGCCTCTCTGAATCGCTCTATCCAGTAACTTACTTCTTGGGGACGTGTTTTAAACGCTGGCCTATTTACCACAAGCCGCGAGGTAATATGGGTTAATACCTCAACTTCCTTCAGGTGGTTTGCTTTCAAGGTGCCACCCGTGGATACAAGATCAACAATGCGCCGCGAAAGCCCCAGTTTTGGTGCCAGTTCCATCGCGCCGTTCAGCTTGATACACTCAGCCTGAATACCGCGCTCGGCATAATATTCGCGGGTCATATTCGGGTATTTGGTAGCAACACGAATGTGCGACCATTCTTTCGGGTCTTCCTCTGCTTCATCCACCGGCATCGCAAGCGACAGGCGACAGTGGCCAATATCCAAATCAAGCGGTGAATACAGGTCAGAATAGCCAAATTCCTGCAATACATCGTTACCGACAACACCCAGATGCGCTGCGCCAAACGCTACAAACGTGGCAGCATCAAAAGCGCGCACACGGATGATCGAGAGATTCGGGATATTGGTATCAAACTCCAGCTTGCGCGATTTCGGGTCGTCAAAATCGGCTTCGGGTTCAATGCCAGCTTTCCTTACAAGAGGCATAACCTCTTCCAGAATGCGGCCTTTTGGCAGGGCTAGTACAAGTTTTTCACTCAGTTCCATTGGGCATTTCCACGGGGCATTGATAGCAAGAATAATAAGGCGGTTTGGTTCGCGGCTTCTGTCGTATCAGGCATGATGCGGTCTGGCAATAGCTTGCCATGTATCCGATACATCTGCGGCAACACAGTCGATTACCTCTGCCGTTATGGCAAGGCTACTACCCCCTGAAAAATTGAGTACAATTTGGGTGCTCTTTTCAGTTTCAGTGGCCTCTATGTTCAAGAGGCTTAAAATGCTCTCAGAGTTTGTGATGTCGATATTCTGGTATTGGAGTTTTTCAACACCGCGAAAATGAAATGCTGTGCGAATACGTTCGCCTTTTGGCCTGCGGAACAGGCGCTTTTTCTCCCACACAAAACGGTTGCCAATACAGGCTAGGCGTTTTTCAGCAGGCAGCCACGCAATATCGCCCACCCGAATGGTCATATCCTGCAAGAGAGCAGATATAACAGTGAGGTCATCAGCGCTTTGCGCAATCAGTTTCAGGGGCTTGTTCATAAACCAGCAGGTTCCTTTGGTGTTCCGTTACAGACGGAATGTAAGCTTATGAGGCCACACGTTCAACTGCTGCGCCAACATTACGCAATTTTTCTTCCATATGCTCATAGCCACGGTCCAGATGATAGAGCCTGTTTACGTGGGTTTCCCCTTTCGCGACAAGCCCGGCAAGGGCAAGGCTCATACTAGCCCGAAGGTCTGTTGCCATAACAGGCGCGCCGCGCAGGCTCGATACCCCGCGCACGGTTGCACTGGCACCTGTCACTGTAATATCGGCGCCAAGCCGGGTTAGTTCTGGCACGTGCATAAAGCGGTTTTCAAAAATAGCCTCAGTAATAACAGACGCGCCTTCAGCAACAGCCGCCAACGCCATAAACTGCGCTTGCATGTCTGTTGGGAAGCCGGGAAAAGGCTGGGTAACTATATTAAAGCCCTTGATGTGCCCGTTTGATTGCACGCGTATGCCGCCTTCTTCCACGGTAATAATGCCGCCTGCTTCTTTCAGCTTATCCAGCATTGCCTGCATATGTTTGGCAATAGCACCTTTCAGAAGCAGGTTTCCTCGTGTCATCAGCGCGGCAACCGCATAAGATCCTGCTTCAATTCGGTCAGGCATGACGGTGTAATCTGTGCCGTGTAGGCGGTCCACGCCCTCAACAGTGATTGTTTCTGTGCCAGCACCGGTTATTTTTGCGCCCATCGAATTGAGGCATGCGGCCAGATCAGCGATTTCAGGTTCGCGGGCGGCGTTTTCAATGGTGGTGGTGCCTTTGGCCAGCGCCGCCGCCATCAGGATATTTTCTGTAGCACCCACGGACGCAAACGGGAAATTCACCGTGCCGCCTTGAAGGCCCTTGGGCGCGCTTGCACGAACATAACCCTGTTCAAGGTCAATTTGGGCGCCCAGTGCCTCCAGTGCCTTTAGGTGCAGGTCGATGGGGCGGTTACCGATAGCACAGCCACCGGGCAGGGAAACAATCGCTTCGCCTGCGCGTGCCACAAGAGGACCAAGCACCAGAATAGAGGCCCGCATTTTACGCACAATGTCATAAGGGGCGACCGTATCGTGAATGTTGCTGGCATCAAATGTTAGGCTTCGGCCTGCGTGCCCGCCCGCATTGCCGCCCGCAATTGTAACCGTGGC
Proteins encoded:
- the hisG gene encoding ATP phosphoribosyltransferase, whose translation is MELSEKLVLALPKGRILEEVMPLVRKAGIEPEADFDDPKSRKLEFDTNIPNLSIIRVRAFDAATFVAFGAAHLGVVGNDVLQEFGYSDLYSPLDLDIGHCRLSLAMPVDEAEEDPKEWSHIRVATKYPNMTREYYAERGIQAECIKLNGAMELAPKLGLSRRIVDLVSTGGTLKANHLKEVEVLTHITSRLVVNRPAFKTRPQEVSYWIERFREATQDGTASK
- a CDS encoding Maf family protein; this translates as MTAAAKPSEKTGLILASASPRRLQLLEQIAIIPAAVIPADIDETPHAGEKPKIYAERIAAEKATTVYREHAGHVILAADTVVACGARILPKAEDSDTAIKCLKLLSGRRHRVISGISLVLPCGKQYVKSVASVVAFKRLTDAEISGYIASGEWDGKAGGYAIQGLAASFVRFMSGSYSNIVGLPLFEVAGWLHTHLKETDKP
- the murA gene encoding UDP-N-acetylglucosamine 1-carboxyvinyltransferase; the encoded protein is MEKLVIKGGNRLEGTVQISGAKNAALPLMCTCLLTDEPVTLNNLPRLADITTLSDLLNHIGATVTIAGGNAGGHAGRSLTFDASNIHDTVAPYDIVRKMRASILVLGPLVARAGEAIVSLPGGCAIGNRPIDLHLKALEALGAQIDLEQGYVRASAPKGLQGGTVNFPFASVGATENILMAAALAKGTTTIENAAREPEIADLAACLNSMGAKITGAGTETITVEGVDRLHGTDYTVMPDRIEAGSYAVAALMTRGNLLLKGAIAKHMQAMLDKLKEAGGIITVEEGGIRVQSNGHIKGFNIVTQPFPGFPTDMQAQFMALAAVAEGASVITEAIFENRFMHVPELTRLGADITVTGASATVRGVSSLRGAPVMATDLRASMSLALAGLVAKGETHVNRLYHLDRGYEHMEEKLRNVGAAVERVAS
- a CDS encoding DUF2948 family protein, producing the protein MNKPLKLIAQSADDLTVISALLQDMTIRVGDIAWLPAEKRLACIGNRFVWEKKRLFRRPKGERIRTAFHFRGVEKLQYQNIDITNSESILSLLNIEATETEKSTQIVLNFSGGSSLAITAEVIDCVAADVSDTWQAIARPHHA
- the infA gene encoding translation initiation factor IF-1; protein product: MAKEEVLEMRGTVTELLPNAMFRVKLENDHEILGHTAGKMRKNRIRVLAGDDVLVELTPYDLTKGRITYRFK
- the hisD gene encoding histidinol dehydrogenase, with product MVQRLNSKSADFEESFKALLGAKRESSSDVSDTVKAIIADVKARGDDAVFDLTAKFDRFDARTKGIAITAAEVDAACEQIDPVTMQALETAATRIRAFHEKQLPDDLDYIDDAGVRLGQHWKAVQAAGLYVPGGTASYPSSVLMNAIPASVAGVDRVVMVVPTPDDVLNPLVLAAARLAGVTEIYRIGGAQAVAALAYGTETIALVDKIVGPGNAFVAEAKRQVFGKVGIDSIAGPSEILVVADNKNDPRWIAADLLSQAEHDTAAQSILITDDAAYAEQVIMAVEDHLATLKRRDIAQTSWTNYGAVIVVDTLMNSIPLIDRLAAEHLELAIDNPSEMQAKIRNAGAIFLGRHTPEAIGDYVAGPNHVLPTARTARFSGGLSVYDFMKRTTFVGCTEESLRVVGPAAIRLAEEEGLGAHALSVAIRLKP
- a CDS encoding arsenate reductase/protein-tyrosine-phosphatase family protein, whose protein sequence is MTKPPKNVLFVCNQNAVRSPMAEALAMKHSKRRMFVESAGLIAGALDPFTVAAMAEEGLQIEQHKAQTIADIDLPLFELVIALTPESHERLTKMVGPETKLEYWATPDPSDAEGTRNQVMDSYRLVRDHLECRIADRFNFSK
- a CDS encoding UPF0262 family protein; this translates as MTKKKLIDVTLDESTIVRWSADVEHERRIAIFDLLEENSFDLVKSADDRYEGPYKLHLGTIEGRLSFEVKSTDNELLMNFRLAMTPFRRIIREYFAICDSYYEAIKTASPSQIEAIDMGRRGLHNQGSELLQERLEGKVEIDMQTARRLFTLVCILHLKDGRGPR